In one Nicotiana tomentosiformis chromosome 6, ASM39032v3, whole genome shotgun sequence genomic region, the following are encoded:
- the LOC104118200 gene encoding uncharacterized protein, translating to MRSYGLDVARRVDWDMERTIGFLNSVLISNEEEVDNSNRLIRDELCYNRRAFAEEHDELVKNFKDEQNCIYKKIITAVNEDKGEFFFLYGFGGGRTTHSKFVISLNLTEDSICNIKQGTPLANLIVKAKLIIWDEVSVMHRYCFGSLDRTLRDILRFKDESNLERPFGGKIIVLSGDFKQILLVIPKGTRQDIVNASINSSYLWSQCQLLMLTKNMRLQNNEIGPQMQELKVFSDWILAIGNGMIDNSVDGNEKVEIPNDLLIKDYVDPISTIVKSTYPDFINHCNDIGYLQQKAILAPTLDMVESINEYMISLNHSPEKSYLSSDTICSSDQTYSSLEHVHTPEFLNTIKCSGVPNHALTLKVGVPVMLLRNIDQSTGLCNGTRLIITKLGNQVIEAKVLSGHMVGEKVFIPRMTLTPSDAKIPVKFQ from the exons ATGCGTTCATATGGTCTGGATGTGGCGAGAAGAGTTGATTGGGATATGGAAAGGactattggattcttgaattctGTCTTGAT AAGTAACGAGGAAGAAGTTGACAACAGTAACAGATTAATTCGAGATGAATTGTGTTATAATAGACGCGCTTTTGCAGAGGAACATGATGAGTTAGTAAAGAATTTTAAAGATGAGCAAAAttgtatttataaaaaaataataacagCTGTGAATGAAGACAAAggtgaatttttctttttatatggTTTTGGAG GTGGTCGAACAACTCATTCAAAATTTGTAATTTCACTCAATCTTACTGAAGATTCAATATGTAATATCAAGCAAGGTACTCCGTTAGCAAATTTGATTGTCAAGGCAAAGTTAATTATTTGGGATGAGGTCTCTGTGATGCATAGATATTGTTTTGGATCTCTTGATAGAACTCTAAGAGATATTCTTAGATTCAAAGATGAATCCAACTTAGAACGACCATTTGGAGGTAAAATAATTGTTCTTAGTGGTGACTTCAAACAAATATTACTTGTCATTCCAAAAGGTACTAGGCAAGATATTGTTAATGCTTCTATCAATTCTTCTTATTTATGGTCTCAGTGCCAACTCTTAATGCTAACAAAGAATATGAGATTGCAAAATAATGAAATAGGGCCCCAGATGCAAGAGTTGAAAGTTTTTTCAGATTGGATTTTGGCAATTGGTAATGGTATGATTGATAATTCAGTTGATGGCAATGAAAAAGTTGAAATACCAAATGATCTTCTGATTAAAGATTATGTTGATCCAATATCTACAATTGTGAAAAGTACATATCCTGATTTTATCAATCATTGCAACGATATAGGATACCTCCAACAAAAAGCCATTCTTGCTCCAACTCTTGATATGGTAGAATCAATCAACGAATATATGATTTCACTCAATCATAGTCCTGAGAAATCATATTTGAGTTCCGATACAATTTGTAGCTCTGATCAAACTTATTCATCATTGGAACATGTACACACACCAGAATTTTTGAACACTATTAAATGTTCTGGAGTTCCAAATCATGCTCTGACTCTAAAGGTAGGTGTTCCGGTGATGTTATTAAGAAATATTGACCAATCAACAGGATTGTGTAATGGAACAAGGTTGATCATAACGAAACTTGGAAATCAAGTTATTGAAGCCAAGGTTTTATCAGGACATATGGTCGGAGAGAAAGTGTTTATCCCAAGAATGACATTGACTCCATCTGATGCTAAAATTCCAGTTAAGTTCCAGTGA